The proteins below are encoded in one region of Parvicella tangerina:
- a CDS encoding DUF5522 domain-containing protein, with amino-acid sequence MSGFNQKPKMDPEDFYYSEEGFIVFTEKYHLKRGYCCKSGCKHCPYGYDKKTGRFKK; translated from the coding sequence ATGAGCGGTTTTAACCAAAAACCAAAAATGGACCCGGAAGACTTCTATTATTCTGAGGAGGGATTTATTGTCTTTACAGAAAAGTATCATCTCAAAAGAGGGTATTGTTGCAAAAGTGGGTGCAAACACTGTCCATACGGATACGACAAAAAAACAGGGCGCTTCAAAAAGTAA